In one window of Mauremys reevesii isolate NIE-2019 linkage group 22, ASM1616193v1, whole genome shotgun sequence DNA:
- the LOC120388802 gene encoding guanine nucleotide exchange factor subunit RIC1-like, whose amino-acid sequence HPSIHPSIFLHPIHPSIHPSIHPSIFLHPIHPSIHLPTPHPSIHPSIHLPTPHPSIHPSIHPSIHPCIHPSIHLPTPHPSIHPSIHPS is encoded by the exons catccatccatccatccatccatcttcctacaccccatccatccatccatccatccatccatccatccatccatcttcctacaccccatccatccatccatccaccttcctacaccccatccatccatccatccatccatccatcttcctacaccccatccatccatccatccatccatc catccatccatccatccatgcatccatccatccatccatcttcctacaccccatccatccatccatccatccatccatccatcc